In Oryza brachyantha chromosome 1, ObraRS2, whole genome shotgun sequence, the following are encoded in one genomic region:
- the LOC102715622 gene encoding heat stress transcription factor A-4b produces the protein MMEGAGGGGSLPPFLSKTYEMVDDPSTDAVVAWTSAGTSFVVANQPEFCRDLLPKYFKHNNFSSFVRQLNTYGFRKVDPEQWEFANEDFIRGQRHRLKNIHRRKPIFSHSSHTQGVGPLTENERRDYEDEIERLKCDNAALSSELQQNTLKKLNMEKRMQTLEEKLFVVEDQQRNLISYVREIVKAPGFLSSFVQQQDNHRKKRRLPIPISFHEDANTQENPIMPCDLTNSPAQAFYRESFDKMESSLNSLENFLREASEEFGNDISYDDGAAAGPSSTVVLTEIHSPGESDPRVSSPPTKMRTSAGAVDSHSSHDVAESTSCAESPLPQMHSRVDTRAKVSEIDVNSEPAVTETGPSRDQPAEGPPAVTPGANDGFWQQFLTEQPGSSDAHQEAQSERRDGGNKVDVMKSGDRQHFWWGKKNVEQITEKLGHLTSTEKT, from the exons ATGATGGAGGgggccggcgggggcgggtcgctgccgccgttccTGAGCAAGACGTACGAGATGGTGGACGACCCGTCGACGGACGCGGTGGTGGCATGGACGTCCGCCGGCACGAGCTTCGTCGTCGCCAACCAGCCCGAGTTCTGCCGGGATCTGCTCCCCAAGTACTTCAAGcacaacaacttctccagcttcGTGCGGCAGCTCAACACCTAT GGTTTTAGGAAAGTAGATCCAGAGCAATGGGAATTTGCAAATGAGGATTTCATAAGAGGACAGCGGCACCGgttgaaaaatatacatagGCGCAAACCTATATTCAGCCATTCATCACACACCCAGGGCGTTGGACCATTAACAGAGAATGAAAGGAGGGACTATGAGGACGAAATCGAGAGGCTCAAGTGCGATAATGCGGCACTGTCCTCAGAACTTCAACAGAATACATTGAAGAAACTCAATATGGAGAAACGGATGCAGACTTTGGAAGAGAAGCTATTTGTTGTTGAAGATCAGCAAAGGAATCTGATATCTTACGTCAGAGAGATTGTAAAGGCCCCAGGATTTCTTTCTAGCTTTGTGCAGCAACAAGATAATCacaggaagaagaggagactGCCAATACCTATATCCTTCCATGAGGATGCAAATACTCAGGAGAATCCGATCATGCCTTGTGACTTGACCAACTCACCTGCTCAGGCATTTTACAGAGAATCATTTGACAAGATGGAATCATCCTTGAATTCATTAGAGAATTTCCTTCGAGAAGCGAGTGAAGAATTTGGTAATGATATTTCATATGATGATGGTGCTGCTGCAGGCCCTTCTTCGACAGTCGTTCTCACAGAGATCCATTCACCTGGTGAAAGTGATCCTCGTGTGTCATCACCTCCAACAAAGATGCGTACTTCAGCTGGTGCAGTAGATTCGCACTCCTCTCATGATGTAGCAGAGTCCACCAGCTGTGCAGAAAGTCCTCTTCCTCAAATGCATTCTCGTGTAGATACGAGAGCAAAGGTTTCTGAAATAGATGTTAATTCAGAGCCTGCTGTTACAGAAACTGGCCCATCAAGAGATCAACCTGCTGAGGGCCCTCCTGCTGTCACACCTGGTGCAAACGATGGCTTTTGGCAGCAGTTTCTTACCGAGCAGCCTGGGTCATCAGATGCACATCAGGAGGCCCAATCAGAACGGCGGGATGGAGGAAATAAAGTGGATGTGATGAAATCAGGCGATCGACAACATTTTTGGTGGGGCAAAAAGAACGTTGAGCAGATAACAGAAAAACTTGGACATCTCACCTCAACGGAGAAAACCTGA
- the LOC102715896 gene encoding probable alpha,alpha-trehalose-phosphate synthase [UDP-forming] 7 encodes MMSRSYTNLLDLAEGNFAALGPGAGGGGGGRRRSGSFGLKRMSRVMTVPGTLSELDGEEDSEPAATNSIASDVPSSVAGDRVIVVSNQLPIVARRRPDGRGWSFSWDDDSLLLQLRDGIPDEMEVLFVGSLRADVPVAEQDEVSQALLDRFRCAPVFLPDLLSERFYHRFCKRHLWPLFHYMLPFSSSASPSSSSSASSFGSGRFDRGAWEAYVLANKFFFEKVVEIINPEDDYVWVHDYHLMALPTFLRRRFNRLRIGFFLHSPFPSSEIYRTLPVREEILKALLNCDLIGFHTFDYARHFLSCCSRMLGIEYQSKRGYIGLDYFGRTVGIKIMPVGVHMGQLQTVLSLPDREWRVSELQQQFEGKTVLLGVDDMDIFKGINLKLLAFENLLRTHPKWQGRAVLVQIANPARGKGKDLEAIQAEIHESCKRINGEFGQSGYNPVVFIDRDVSSVEKIAYYTIAECVVVTAVRDGMNLTPYEYIVCRQGSDSTPEVNGLKKSMLVVSEFIGCSPSLSGAIRVNPWNIEATAEALNEAISMSEQEKHLRHEKHYRYVSTHDVAYWSKSFIQDLERACKDHFRRTCWGIGLGFGFRVVALDPHFTKLNMDSIVMAYERSKSRAIFLDYDGTLVPQTSISRTPSIEVLRIINTLCSDSRNKVFLVSGRRRDKLGEWFSSCPELGIAAEHGYFLRWTRDEEWQTCIQVSDFGWMEMAKPVMNLYTEATDGSYIDPKESALVWHHQDADPGFGSSQAKELLDHLESVLANEPVSVKSGQFIVEVKPQGVSKGVVAEKILISMKERGKQADFVLCIGDDRSDEDMFENIAGTIKKGMVAPNTSLFACTVGQKPSKAKFYLDDTFDVVTMLSALADATEAEPEAELADEFDELAVSDDSVDIYDEHTSSDDRLIGGS; translated from the exons ATGATGTCGCGGTCGTACACCAACCTTCTCGATCTCGCGGAGGGCAACTTCGCGGCGCTGGGCCCGGgagccggcggaggcggcgggggaaGGCGGCGGTCGGGGTCGTTCGGGCTGAAGCGGATGTCGCGGGTGATGACGGTGCCCGGGACGCTGTCAGAGCTGGACGGGGAGGAGGACTCGGAGCCCGCGGCGACGAACAGCATCGCCTCCGACGTGCCCTCGTCGGTGGCGGGAGATCGAGTCATAGTGGTATCCAACCAGCTGCCCATCGTcgcacgccgccgtcccgACGGCCGGGGGTGGTCCTTCTCCTGGGACGATGACTCGCTGCTCCTCCAGCTCCGGGATGGCATCCCCGATGAGATGGAGGTGCTCTTCGTCGGTTCCCTCCGCGCCGACGTGCCCGTCGCCGAACAGGATGAAGTCTCTCAGGCGCTACTGGATCGCTTCCGCTGTGCCCCGGTATTCCTACCCGACCTCCTCAGCGAACGCTTTTACCACCGGTTCTGCAAGCGCCATCTATGGCCTCTGTTCCACTACATGCTCCCCTTCTCTTCCTCCGCGTCcccgagctcctcctcctccgcatcCTCGTTCGGCAGTGGCCGCTTCGACCGCGGCGCGTGGGAGGCCTACGTGCTCGCGAACAAGTTTTTCTTTGAGAAAGTCGTGGAGATCATCAACCCAGAGGATGACTACGTATGGGTTCATGACTACCATCTCATGGCGCTACCCACCTTCCTTCGTCGACGCTTCAACCGCCTGCGCATCGGTTTCTTCCTCCACAGCCCATTCCCCTCGTCGGAGATCTACCGGACCCTCCCTGTTCGCGAGGAGATCTTAAAGGCGCTGCTCAATTGTGACCTTATTGGATTCCACACTTTCGACTACGCCAGACATTTCCTCTCTTGCTGTAGTAGGATGCTGGGAATCGAATACCAGTCGAAGCGTGGATACATTGGGCTGGATTACTTTGGGCGGACTGTTGGGATCAAAATCATGCCGGTGGGAGTTCATATGGGTCAACTGCAGACGGTTCTGAGCTTGCCCGACAGGGAGTGGAGGGTCTCTGAGCTGCAGCAGCAGTTTGAGGGGAAGACTGTGTTGCTCGGTGTGGATGATATGGATATCTTCAAGGGGATCAACTTGAAGCTTCTTGCGTTTGAGAATTTGTTGAGGACACATCCCAAGTGGCAGGGGCGGGCAGTGTTGGTGCAAATTGCTAATCCAGCCCGTGGAAAGGGTAAGGATCTGGAAGCCATCCAGGCAGAGATTCATGAGAGCTGCAAGAGGATTAATGGAGAGTTTGGCCAGTCAGGATACAACCCTGTTGTCTTCATTGACCGTGATGTGTCAAGTGTAGAGAAGATTGCTTACTACACAATAGCAGAATGTGTGGTGGTGACTGCAGTGAGGGATGGGATGAACTTGACGccatatgaatatattgtCTGTAGGCAGGGGTCTGATTCCACACCAGAAGTGAATGGACTGAAGAAGAGCATGCTGGTGGTATCAGAATTCATTGGGTGCTCACCATCTCTGAGTGGTGCTATTCGGGTTAACCCATGGAATATAGAGGCAACCGCAGAGGCACTGAATGAGGCCATATCAATGTCAGAGCAGGAAAAACACCTAAGGCATGAGAAGCATTACCGTTATGTCAGCACCCATGATGTTGCTTATTGGTCAAAAAGTTTCATTCAAGATTTAGAGAGGGCTTGCAAGGACCACTTCAGGAGGACATGTTGGGGCATCGGATTGGGGTTTGGTTTCAGGGTGGTGGCTTTAGATCCTCATTTCACAAAGCTTAACATGGATTCAATTGTTATGGCTTATGAGCGGTCAAAGAGTAGAGCTATATTTCTTGATTACGATGGAACGCTGGTGCCACAGACTTCCATCAGCAGGACACCTAGCATCGAAGTTTTGAGGATTATCAATACCCTGTGCTCAGATAGTAGGAACAAAGTTTTTCTTGTCAGTGGGAGACGGAGGGACAAATTGGGAGAATGGTTTTCCTCATGTCCAGAATTGGGCATTGCCGCAGAGCATGGTTACTTCTTAAG GTGGACTAGAGATGAAGAGTGGCAAACATGTATCCAGGTCTCGGACTTCGGGTGGATGGAAATGGCCAAGCCAGTGATGAATTTGTACACAGAAGCAACTGATGGATCTTACATTGATCCCAAGGAAAGCGCTTTGGTGTGGCATCACCAGGATGCTGACCCAGGATTTGGGTCCTCCCAGGCAAAGGAGTTACTTGATCATCTGGAAAGTGTACTAGCAAATGAGCCAGTTTCTGTCAAAAGTGGCCAGTTCATTGTTGAAGTCAAACCACAG GGAGTAAGCAAGGGAGTAGTAGCTGAGAAGATACTCATCTCAatgaaggagagaggaaagcaGGCCGATTTTGTATTGTGCATTGGTGATGACAGGTCGGATGAGGACATGTTTGAGAATATTGCTGGCACTATTAAAAAGGGTATGGTTGCTCCAAACACATCATTGTTTGCATGCACTGTGGGACAAAAACCAAGCAAGGCGAAATTTTACCTGGATGATACGTTCGATGTGGTCACCATGCTGAGCGCACTGGCAGATGCTACTGAAGCAGAACCGGAGGCCGAGCTAGCCGATGAGTTTGATGAACTGGCTGTGTCTGACGATTCAGTTGATATCTATGATGAACACACGTCCAGTGATGATAGACTGATCGGGGGATCCTAG